One part of the Anopheles coustani chromosome 2, idAnoCousDA_361_x.2, whole genome shotgun sequence genome encodes these proteins:
- the LOC131266171 gene encoding GATOR complex protein Wdr59 isoform X2, with amino-acid sequence MSSFTESRAGGSLGGLVGVGGAGAVGSEPLCLQRKSAWVREYRDLQANVMSVDWTGSWILLAGRRLLALQSLCDYEATDGSNARAEETAECGLRKFQRHSKYEVTAAEWAICQNSQEYCAIATCQQIEVVTWRSGEPTLKHSLRAHTRMITDIDWHSKVPHLLASCSIDTFTHLWDLRDPRKPVLSLSAVCMSGASQVGFNRVSGNLVATAHDGDLRIWDQRKGSCPIQYITAHLSRIHGINWSHDHETSLSTASQDGTVKYFDINNPRRAEKIITTSCPVWRARYTPFADGLVTTSVPQQGRGENSLLMWNNSKQDAPICALVGHTDVVLDFAWGRKGIHDPELITWSRDQTIRIWRIDEEVRKLCERYPPDDDDGGFLIEEGNSAPNAPGKAPPAQGFKSPIREKQPSVSLQHEFSLLNPNIPHIDIEVLDPIKRTATVRISVNGYVIMLQVNFPSLYPNNGTVPEFHYCQGTSLDDSLSVTLMKVLRQTASQRVKKGRTCLEQCLRALVNQLKKSSTTNGDRHLRLQSPRLEGALSSALHDACVPFPKTSGVRFSQVGILVTFSRPLNTKRISLKQQNTTPRALSAISGGYLGNVMGSQPILYAHRDPSASSFYLPDRKSSRHRGSSVKINVSAVHVYDVSKILYVSRELAENYIINTTNVVEMCRHNRAAAEKYGRPDLVQCWSLAEMIAQPSADFDADDDMMCAQNPFAKSLLESLIHHFARIHDVQTAAMLCCAFGRHCPSALELSMSSSSSSKSINQSPSGSPYHTILPVDPSSNQGWILAQQLKHLRSNSWSDSLDDFRFGAPGAAGFGPDLNRSLLGDSNRYLYDNFKRSYAEMLYRWGLLVQRAKVLKFLSNYVDTPRCVEFVTECLHCCRVGAPACATCKKPVLYCSLCRLPVRGAANACLHCGHGGHTEHMRIWFERHDVCASGCGCPCLSKSSKLCNL; translated from the exons ATGTCCTCGTTTACCGAATCACGTGCAGGCGGAAGTTTGGGTGGCTTAGtcggtgttggtggtgctggCGCCGTCGGTAGTGAGCCGCTATGTTTGCAACGCAAAAGTGCCTGGGTACGAGAGTACCGCGATCTGCAGGCCAACGTCATGTCCGTCGACTGGACCGGATCGTGGATTCTGTTGGCCGGCCGTCGGTTGCTTGCGCTGCAGTCGTTGTGCGATTACGAAGCAACTGACGGCAGCAATGCACGCGCGGAGGAAACGGCAGAGTGCGGGCTGAGGAAGTTCCAGCGGCACTCGAAGTACGAGGTGACCGCCGCCGAGTGGGCCATCTGCCAGAACAGCCAGGAATACTGTGCGATCGCGACCTGCCAGCAGATCGAGGTCGTCACGTGGCGCTCCGGTGAGCCAACCCTGAAACACTCGCTTCGAGCGCACACCCGAATGATAACGGACATCGACTGGCACTCGAAGGTGCCGCACCTTCTGGCCAGTTGCTCGATCGATACGTTCACGCATCTGTGGGACCTTCGTGACCCACGGAAGCCTGTACTATCGTTGAGTGCCGTCTGTATGTCCGGTGCCAGTCAGGTGGGTTTTAATCGGGTCTCGGGGAACCTGGTCGCTACGGCCCACGATGGCGACCTGCGCATCTGGGACCAGCGCAAGGGCTCCTGTCCGATACAGTACATCACAGCGCACCTGTCGCGCATCCACGGTATCAACTGGAGTCACGATCATGAGACGAGCCTGTCCACCGCTAGCCAGGACGGAACGGTGAAGTATTTCGACATAAACAACCCCCGGCGGGCGGAGAAAATCATCACCACGTCCTGTCCAGTGTGGCGGGCTCGGTACACGCCATTCGCGGATGGTCTGGTAACTACCAGCGTGCCGCAACAGGGCCGAGGTGAAAACAGTCTCCTGATGTGGAACAATTCTAAGCAGGACGCACCCATATGCGCGCTGGTCGGGCACACGGATGTCGTCCTCGACTTTGCCTGGGGCCGTAAAGGTATCCACGATCCGGAACTGATCACTTGGTCTCGCGATCAAACCATACGCATCTGGCGCATTGACGAGGAAGTACGTAAGCTATGCGAGCGGTATCCacccgacgatgacgatggtggTTTCCTGATTGAAGAGGGTAACAGCGCACCGAACGCACCGGGTAAAGCACCGCCGGCTCAAGGTTTCAAGAGTCCCATACGCGAAAAACAACCCTCCGTTTCGCTGCAGCACGAATTTTCGCTTCTCAATCCCAACATACCCCACATCGACATTGAGGTGTTGGATCCGATCAAACGAACCGCTACCGTTCGGATCTCCGTCAACGGCTACGTCATCATGCTGCAGGTTAACTTTCCTTCGCTCTACCCCAACAATGGCACCGTGCCGGAGTTCCACTACTGCCAAGGAACATCGCTCGACGATTCGCTCTCGGTGACGTTAATGAAGGTCCTTCGGCAAACCGCAAGCCAACGGGTGAAAAAGGGACGCACCTGTTTGGAGCAGTGCCTGCGGGCGCTTGTGAACCAGCTGAAAAAATCCTCCACCACCAACGGAGACCGCCATCTGCGCCTACAATCGCCACGGTTGGAGGGTGCGCTGAGTAGTGCACTGCACGACGCTTGCGTGCCCTTCCCCAAGACATCCGGCGTACGGTTTAGCCAGGTGGGAATCTTGGTAACGTTCTCCAGACCGCTGAATACGAAACGGATCAGTCTCAAGCAGCAAAACACTACCCCGAGGGCTCTTTCTGCGATCAGCGGCGGTTATCTGGGCAATGTTATGGGATCGCAACCGATCCTTTACGCACACAGAGATCCCAGCGCATCTTCGTTTTATCTTCCCGATAGG AAATCTTCGCGCCACCGGGGCTCGTCGGTAAAGATCAACGTTTCTGCCGTGCACGTTTACGACGTATCCAAGATTCTGTACGTGAGTCGCGAGCTGGCCGAAAACTATATCATCAATACAACGAATGTGGTCGAAATGTGTCGCCATAATCGCGCGGCGGCAGAAAAGTATGGCCGACCGGATCTGGTACAGTGCTGGTCACTTGCCGAAATGATTGCCCAACCGAGTGCCGACTTTGATGCGGATGACGATATGATGTGTGCGCAGAATCCATTTGCAAAGAGTTTACTAGAATCTCT AATACATCATTTTGCGCGCATCCACGATGTTCAAACGGCTGCCATGCTCTGCTGTGCCTTTGGACGTCACTGTCCGTCGGCGCTGGAGCTTTCGATGAGTTCTAGCTCGAGCAGCAAATCGATCAATCAAAGT CCCAGCGGATCGCCTTATCATACGATTCTACCGGTGGATCCCTCCTCTAACCAAGGCTGGATACTGGCACAACAGCTGAAGCATCTGCGAAGCAACTCGTGGTCGGATTCCCTAGACGACTTTCGATTTGGTGCACCGGGTGCGGCTGGATTCGGACCGGATCTCAATCGGAGCCTGTTAGGCGATAGCAATCGCTATCTATACGACAACTTCAAGCGCAGCTACGCGGAAATGCTTTACCGTTGGGGCCTTCTCGTCCAGCGGGCCAAGGTGCTTAAGTTCCTATCAAACTACGTCGATACACCGCGGTGCGTAGAGTTTGTGACCGAATGTCTGCACTGCTGTCGGGTGGGGGCACCCGCTTGTGCCACCTGCAAGAAACCGGTACTGTACTGCAGCCTGTGCCGTTTACCGGTACGCGGTGCGGCCAACGCTTGTCTGCATTGTGGCCATGGTGGTCACACGGAGCACATGAGGATATGGTTCGAACGCCATGACGTGTGCGCGTCGGGTTGTGGCTGTCCGTGTTTGAGCAAAAGCTCTAAGCTTTGCAATTTGTAG
- the LOC131266171 gene encoding GATOR complex protein Wdr59 isoform X1 — MSSFTESRAGGSLGGLVGVGGAGAVGSEPLCLQRKSAWVREYRDLQANVMSVDWTGSWILLAGRRLLALQSLCDYEATDGSNARAEETAECGLRKFQRHSKYEVTAAEWAICQNSQEYCAIATCQQIEVVTWRSGEPTLKHSLRAHTRMITDIDWHSKVPHLLASCSIDTFTHLWDLRDPRKPVLSLSAVCMSGASQVGFNRVSGNLVATAHDGDLRIWDQRKGSCPIQYITAHLSRIHGINWSHDHETSLSTASQDGTVKYFDINNPRRAEKIITTSCPVWRARYTPFADGLVTTSVPQQGRGENSLLMWNNSKQDAPICALVGHTDVVLDFAWGRKGIHDPELITWSRDQTIRIWRIDEEVRKLCERYPPDDDDGGFLIEEGNSAPNAPGKAPPAQGFKSPIREKQPSVSLQHEFSLLNPNIPHIDIEVLDPIKRTATVRISVNGYVIMLQVNFPSLYPNNGTVPEFHYCQGTSLDDSLSVTLMKVLRQTASQRVKKGRTCLEQCLRALVNQLKKSSTTNGDRHLRLQSPRLEGALSSALHDACVPFPKTSGVRFSQVGILVTFSRPLNTKRISLKQQNTTPRALSAISGGYLGNVMGSQPILYAHRDPSASSFYLPDRKSSRHRGSSVKINVSAVHVYDVSKILYVSRELAENYIINTTNVVEMCRHNRAAAEKYGRPDLVQCWSLAEMIAQPSADFDADDDMMCAQNPFAKSLLESLIHHFARIHDVQTAAMLCCAFGRHCPSALELSMSSSSSSKSINQSHLLSGHRKIKPSGSPYHTILPVDPSSNQGWILAQQLKHLRSNSWSDSLDDFRFGAPGAAGFGPDLNRSLLGDSNRYLYDNFKRSYAEMLYRWGLLVQRAKVLKFLSNYVDTPRCVEFVTECLHCCRVGAPACATCKKPVLYCSLCRLPVRGAANACLHCGHGGHTEHMRIWFERHDVCASGCGCPCLSKSSKLCNL; from the exons ATGTCCTCGTTTACCGAATCACGTGCAGGCGGAAGTTTGGGTGGCTTAGtcggtgttggtggtgctggCGCCGTCGGTAGTGAGCCGCTATGTTTGCAACGCAAAAGTGCCTGGGTACGAGAGTACCGCGATCTGCAGGCCAACGTCATGTCCGTCGACTGGACCGGATCGTGGATTCTGTTGGCCGGCCGTCGGTTGCTTGCGCTGCAGTCGTTGTGCGATTACGAAGCAACTGACGGCAGCAATGCACGCGCGGAGGAAACGGCAGAGTGCGGGCTGAGGAAGTTCCAGCGGCACTCGAAGTACGAGGTGACCGCCGCCGAGTGGGCCATCTGCCAGAACAGCCAGGAATACTGTGCGATCGCGACCTGCCAGCAGATCGAGGTCGTCACGTGGCGCTCCGGTGAGCCAACCCTGAAACACTCGCTTCGAGCGCACACCCGAATGATAACGGACATCGACTGGCACTCGAAGGTGCCGCACCTTCTGGCCAGTTGCTCGATCGATACGTTCACGCATCTGTGGGACCTTCGTGACCCACGGAAGCCTGTACTATCGTTGAGTGCCGTCTGTATGTCCGGTGCCAGTCAGGTGGGTTTTAATCGGGTCTCGGGGAACCTGGTCGCTACGGCCCACGATGGCGACCTGCGCATCTGGGACCAGCGCAAGGGCTCCTGTCCGATACAGTACATCACAGCGCACCTGTCGCGCATCCACGGTATCAACTGGAGTCACGATCATGAGACGAGCCTGTCCACCGCTAGCCAGGACGGAACGGTGAAGTATTTCGACATAAACAACCCCCGGCGGGCGGAGAAAATCATCACCACGTCCTGTCCAGTGTGGCGGGCTCGGTACACGCCATTCGCGGATGGTCTGGTAACTACCAGCGTGCCGCAACAGGGCCGAGGTGAAAACAGTCTCCTGATGTGGAACAATTCTAAGCAGGACGCACCCATATGCGCGCTGGTCGGGCACACGGATGTCGTCCTCGACTTTGCCTGGGGCCGTAAAGGTATCCACGATCCGGAACTGATCACTTGGTCTCGCGATCAAACCATACGCATCTGGCGCATTGACGAGGAAGTACGTAAGCTATGCGAGCGGTATCCacccgacgatgacgatggtggTTTCCTGATTGAAGAGGGTAACAGCGCACCGAACGCACCGGGTAAAGCACCGCCGGCTCAAGGTTTCAAGAGTCCCATACGCGAAAAACAACCCTCCGTTTCGCTGCAGCACGAATTTTCGCTTCTCAATCCCAACATACCCCACATCGACATTGAGGTGTTGGATCCGATCAAACGAACCGCTACCGTTCGGATCTCCGTCAACGGCTACGTCATCATGCTGCAGGTTAACTTTCCTTCGCTCTACCCCAACAATGGCACCGTGCCGGAGTTCCACTACTGCCAAGGAACATCGCTCGACGATTCGCTCTCGGTGACGTTAATGAAGGTCCTTCGGCAAACCGCAAGCCAACGGGTGAAAAAGGGACGCACCTGTTTGGAGCAGTGCCTGCGGGCGCTTGTGAACCAGCTGAAAAAATCCTCCACCACCAACGGAGACCGCCATCTGCGCCTACAATCGCCACGGTTGGAGGGTGCGCTGAGTAGTGCACTGCACGACGCTTGCGTGCCCTTCCCCAAGACATCCGGCGTACGGTTTAGCCAGGTGGGAATCTTGGTAACGTTCTCCAGACCGCTGAATACGAAACGGATCAGTCTCAAGCAGCAAAACACTACCCCGAGGGCTCTTTCTGCGATCAGCGGCGGTTATCTGGGCAATGTTATGGGATCGCAACCGATCCTTTACGCACACAGAGATCCCAGCGCATCTTCGTTTTATCTTCCCGATAGG AAATCTTCGCGCCACCGGGGCTCGTCGGTAAAGATCAACGTTTCTGCCGTGCACGTTTACGACGTATCCAAGATTCTGTACGTGAGTCGCGAGCTGGCCGAAAACTATATCATCAATACAACGAATGTGGTCGAAATGTGTCGCCATAATCGCGCGGCGGCAGAAAAGTATGGCCGACCGGATCTGGTACAGTGCTGGTCACTTGCCGAAATGATTGCCCAACCGAGTGCCGACTTTGATGCGGATGACGATATGATGTGTGCGCAGAATCCATTTGCAAAGAGTTTACTAGAATCTCT AATACATCATTTTGCGCGCATCCACGATGTTCAAACGGCTGCCATGCTCTGCTGTGCCTTTGGACGTCACTGTCCGTCGGCGCTGGAGCTTTCGATGAGTTCTAGCTCGAGCAGCAAATCGATCAATCAAAGT CACTTACTTAGCGGTCATCGAAAAATTAAG CCCAGCGGATCGCCTTATCATACGATTCTACCGGTGGATCCCTCCTCTAACCAAGGCTGGATACTGGCACAACAGCTGAAGCATCTGCGAAGCAACTCGTGGTCGGATTCCCTAGACGACTTTCGATTTGGTGCACCGGGTGCGGCTGGATTCGGACCGGATCTCAATCGGAGCCTGTTAGGCGATAGCAATCGCTATCTATACGACAACTTCAAGCGCAGCTACGCGGAAATGCTTTACCGTTGGGGCCTTCTCGTCCAGCGGGCCAAGGTGCTTAAGTTCCTATCAAACTACGTCGATACACCGCGGTGCGTAGAGTTTGTGACCGAATGTCTGCACTGCTGTCGGGTGGGGGCACCCGCTTGTGCCACCTGCAAGAAACCGGTACTGTACTGCAGCCTGTGCCGTTTACCGGTACGCGGTGCGGCCAACGCTTGTCTGCATTGTGGCCATGGTGGTCACACGGAGCACATGAGGATATGGTTCGAACGCCATGACGTGTGCGCGTCGGGTTGTGGCTGTCCGTGTTTGAGCAAAAGCTCTAAGCTTTGCAATTTGTAG
- the LOC131265901 gene encoding replication protein A 32 kDa subunit — protein MNDSFGAGGFNATSADGGGSENKAEGVLPLVIQQVIESSDGGITMFGNQYAMISLVAIVRDVEFSSTKVTYQLEDHTGRIDAHFWLEEDGAVNTPSVAPNSYARVVGSVRNQGGSKAIMTYKIDQVNSPNDVTTHLLEVLHARYKSEENNKRKVESSVDANSNATSNGGFMETDSVGASLGLNGKQLAVYKAIKSYGTAIGINRKELQAKFNHINPSELQNIIDFMTQEGMIYTTVDSDHFLCVDA, from the exons ATGAACGATAGCT ttggtgctggtggtttTAACGCTACGTCGGCCGATGGAGGCGGTTCGGAAAACAAAGCAGAGGGAGTTTTACCGCTCGTAATCCAGCAGGTCATCGAGTCCAGTGATGGCGGCATTACAATGTTTGGGAATCAGTACGCTATGATTTCTTTGGTTGCAATCGTGCGGGACGTTGAATTTTCGTCCACTAAAGTGACTTACCAGCTAGAAGATCACACGG GTCGAATAGACGCACACTTCTGGCTCGAGGAGGATGGAGCGGTGAACACACCAAGTGTCGCCCCCAACTCGTATGCACGGGTCGTTGGATCCGTCCGAAATCAGGGTGGTTCGAAAGCGATCATGACATATAAAATAGATCAAGTTAATTCCCCGAACGATGTTACCACGCATCTGCTAGAGGTTCTGCATGCGAGGTACAAATCGGAGGAGAACAACAAGCGTAAAGTAGAGTCCAGTGTCGATGCGAACTCCAACGCGACGTCGAATGGTGGCTTCATGGAAACGGATTCCGTGGGCGCTTCGTTGGGTCTCAACGGGAAGCAGCTAGCGGTATACAAAGCTATCAAAAGCTACGGTACTGCGATTGGCATCAACCGAAAGGAATTGCAGGCCAAATTTAATCATATTAATCCCTCTGAGCTACA GAACATCATCGACTTCATGACCCAGGAAGGAATGATCTATACGACCGTTGACTCAGACCATTTCCTTTGTGTCGATGCGTAG